One Halorientalis litorea DNA segment encodes these proteins:
- a CDS encoding uroporphyrinogen-III synthase, which yields MTTVAVFRPADERLDDAVALLESLGATPVPDPMLEVDPTGVCPREDADFAVLTSKTGAELAEAEGWDAQTTTVCAIGDPTADALRAAGYAVDVVPEEFSSGGIVSTLEGRVDGARVEVARSDHGSDVLTDGLNDAGAYVHETVLYRLTRPDGAGESADRAAAGELDAALFTSSMTVENFLAAATERGVREDALAGLNDAAVGTIGDPTRETAAAHGIDVDVVPERADFESLARATLAAAE from the coding sequence GTGACCACCGTCGCCGTCTTCCGGCCCGCCGACGAGCGACTCGACGACGCAGTCGCGTTGCTCGAATCGCTGGGCGCGACGCCCGTCCCCGACCCGATGCTCGAAGTCGACCCCACCGGGGTGTGCCCCCGCGAGGACGCCGACTTCGCCGTACTGACTAGCAAGACAGGTGCGGAACTCGCAGAGGCCGAAGGCTGGGACGCGCAGACGACGACCGTCTGTGCGATCGGTGACCCGACCGCCGACGCGCTCCGGGCGGCGGGCTACGCCGTCGACGTGGTGCCCGAGGAGTTCTCCTCCGGCGGCATCGTTTCGACCCTCGAAGGCAGAGTCGACGGTGCGCGGGTCGAAGTCGCCCGGAGCGACCACGGGAGCGACGTGTTGACCGACGGGCTGAACGACGCCGGGGCGTACGTTCACGAGACGGTCCTCTACCGGCTCACCCGGCCGGATGGAGCCGGCGAGTCGGCGGACCGGGCCGCGGCGGGCGAACTGGACGCCGCACTCTTTACCTCCTCGATGACCGTCGAGAACTTCCTCGCGGCCGCGACAGAGCGCGGCGTCCGCGAGGACGCGCTCGCGGGTCTGAACGACGCCGCCGTCGGCACCATCGGTGACCCGACGCGGGAGACGGCGGCCGCTCACGGTATCGACGTGGACGTGGTTCCCGAGCGGGCCGACTTCGAGTCGCTTGCCCGCGCGACGCTCGCCGCCGCGGAGTAG
- a CDS encoding DHHA1 domain-containing protein produces the protein MAGPVPDLDETARACAARLRAAESVLLASHIDADGLTSAAIAATALERADIPFETVFKKQLDDAEIASIAAREYDTVLFTDFGSGQLDAIASHEAAGDFTPVIADHHQPAEAETEYHLNPLLVGIDGASELSGAGASYVLARALAEEQDTTPDTANRDLAALAVVGAVGDMQATGGELVGTNARIVAEGVEAGVLEEGTDLAFYGKQTRPLPKLLEYASEVQIPGVSNDESGAIQFLDGLGLDLRAEGDWRRWVDLTDAERQTVASALVQRALERGVPAEKVDGLVGTTYTLLDEESGTELRDASEFSTLLNATARYERADVGLAVCLGDRTDALERARRLLQNHRRNLSEGLERVKAEGVTREDHLQWFDAGDEIRETIVGIVAGMAVGTEGVDSNVPIVAFARKNDEETKVSARGTGRLVGQGLDLSVVMGEASAAVGGGGGGHDVAAGATIPAGREQEFIAEADAIVGEQLG, from the coding sequence ATGGCTGGGCCAGTCCCCGACTTAGACGAGACGGCGCGAGCGTGTGCGGCACGGCTCCGGGCGGCGGAGTCCGTACTGCTCGCCTCCCACATCGACGCCGACGGACTGACCAGTGCCGCCATCGCGGCGACCGCGCTCGAACGCGCCGACATCCCGTTCGAGACGGTGTTCAAAAAGCAGTTGGACGACGCCGAAATCGCGTCCATCGCCGCCCGCGAGTACGACACGGTGCTGTTCACGGACTTCGGGAGCGGGCAACTGGACGCGATCGCCAGCCACGAGGCGGCCGGCGATTTCACGCCGGTCATCGCAGACCACCACCAACCCGCCGAGGCCGAGACGGAGTATCACCTCAACCCGCTGTTGGTCGGCATCGACGGTGCATCGGAGCTATCGGGGGCAGGGGCGAGTTACGTCCTCGCGCGCGCTCTCGCCGAGGAACAGGACACTACCCCCGATACGGCCAACCGTGACCTCGCGGCACTCGCGGTGGTGGGTGCCGTCGGCGACATGCAGGCGACCGGCGGCGAACTCGTCGGGACGAACGCCCGCATCGTCGCGGAGGGCGTCGAGGCCGGCGTCCTCGAAGAGGGGACGGACCTCGCGTTCTACGGGAAACAGACCCGGCCGTTGCCGAAGTTGCTCGAATACGCGAGCGAGGTCCAGATACCGGGCGTCTCGAACGACGAGTCCGGTGCGATTCAGTTTCTGGACGGATTGGGACTCGACCTGCGGGCGGAGGGCGACTGGCGACGCTGGGTCGACCTGACCGACGCGGAACGCCAGACCGTCGCCAGTGCTCTCGTACAGCGCGCGCTCGAACGGGGCGTCCCCGCCGAGAAGGTGGACGGCCTCGTCGGGACGACGTACACGCTGTTGGACGAGGAGAGCGGGACGGAACTGCGTGACGCGAGCGAGTTCTCGACCCTGCTGAACGCCACCGCCCGCTACGAACGTGCGGACGTGGGCCTCGCGGTCTGTCTCGGCGACCGAACCGACGCGCTCGAACGCGCGCGCCGCCTCCTCCAGAACCACCGACGGAACCTCTCGGAGGGCCTCGAACGGGTCAAAGCCGAGGGCGTCACCCGCGAGGACCACCTCCAGTGGTTCGACGCTGGCGACGAGATTCGGGAAACCATCGTCGGCATCGTGGCAGGGATGGCCGTCGGAACCGAGGGCGTCGACTCGAACGTCCCCATCGTGGCCTTCGCCCGGAAGAACGACGAGGAGACGAAGGTGTCCGCGCGCGGTACCGGCCGCCTCGTCGGGCAGGGGTTAGACCTCTCCGTCGTGATGGGCGAGGCGTCGGCGGCAGTCGGCGGTGGCGGCGGCGGCCACGACGTGGCGGCCGGAGCGACGATTCCGGCGGGCCGCGAACAGGAGTTCATCGCAGAGGCCGACGCCATCGTCGGCGAACAACTCGGATAG
- a CDS encoding DUF2249 domain-containing protein, producing MDDERLDLREVPPPQRHPKIFDAFERLESGEALTLINDHEPTPLYHQLSAEVPAFDAEGYTVDRVGPEEFIATLPKK from the coding sequence ATGGACGACGAACGACTCGACCTGCGCGAGGTCCCGCCGCCGCAACGGCATCCGAAGATATTCGACGCCTTCGAGCGGTTGGAGAGCGGCGAGGCACTGACGCTGATAAACGACCACGAACCGACCCCGCTCTACCACCAGCTGAGCGCGGAGGTGCCCGCTTTCGACGCCGAGGGCTACACCGTCGACAGGGTCGGCCCAGAGGAGTTCATCGCGACACTGCCGAAGAAGTGA
- a CDS encoding MOSC domain-containing protein has product MARLETLRVYPVKGLDGVAVDEAAILDGGTLAHDREFALFDAAEEVINGKRTPRVHDLRTEYDPSTRTVTAETESETVSFDLEADRDAAAEWFGEFFDAELTLARDTSLGYVDRRGMGPSVVSTATVRTVASWFDDLTVAGVRRRLRSNVEVSGVPAFWEDRFVGDDAPAFEIGGVRFEGVTPCGRCVVPQRDPDTGAATPEFRERFVERRRETFPEWADEAAFDHHYTVTILTSVPPAHRGETLRVGDSVSVIGE; this is encoded by the coding sequence ATGGCACGTCTCGAAACGCTCAGAGTGTACCCGGTGAAGGGACTCGACGGGGTAGCCGTCGACGAAGCGGCGATACTGGACGGCGGAACGCTGGCCCACGACCGGGAGTTCGCGCTCTTCGACGCGGCGGAGGAAGTAATAAACGGAAAGCGAACCCCTCGCGTCCACGACCTGAGGACGGAGTACGACCCCAGCACCCGGACGGTGACGGCCGAAACGGAGTCCGAAACCGTGAGCTTCGACTTGGAGGCGGACCGGGACGCGGCCGCGGAGTGGTTCGGCGAGTTCTTCGACGCGGAGTTGACGCTGGCCCGCGACACGTCGCTCGGCTACGTCGACCGGCGGGGGATGGGACCGTCAGTCGTCAGCACGGCGACGGTTCGGACCGTCGCGTCGTGGTTCGACGACCTGACCGTCGCGGGCGTGCGGCGACGGCTCCGGTCGAACGTCGAGGTGTCGGGCGTTCCCGCGTTCTGGGAGGACCGGTTCGTCGGCGACGACGCGCCGGCCTTCGAAATCGGCGGCGTGCGGTTCGAGGGCGTCACGCCGTGCGGGCGGTGTGTCGTCCCCCAGCGTGACCCCGATACCGGGGCGGCGACGCCGGAGTTCCGCGAGCGGTTCGTCGAGCGACGCCGGGAGACGTTCCCGGAGTGGGCCGACGAGGCGGCCTTCGACCACCACTACACGGTGACGATACTCACCTCGGTCCCGCCCGCTCATCGGGGCGAGACGCTCCGCGTCGGCGATTCGGTCTCGGTCATCGGCGAGTGA
- a CDS encoding enoyl-CoA hydratase/isomerase family protein, with protein sequence MAEILTERDDEEPFATITISNPERRNAVAHEAMQDLAEAVEDLAAADDVRALVLTGAGDAFCAGADLGSAADVPTAEAIDNGFHSAVQAIMTAEVPVVAKVRGPAVGAGASIATACDLVYASEDATIGFLFTRLGLTADSGATYILPRLVGAQKAMDLLLSAEVLGAEEAEELGLFTEVTGDLDSRVRERATGLANGPTRALASVRRLVLRSNSNSLEEQLDLEAREQERMFQTSDVMEGISAFMGDNEPEFEGR encoded by the coding sequence ATGGCAGAAATACTGACCGAGCGCGACGACGAGGAACCGTTCGCTACGATAACCATCTCGAACCCCGAACGCCGGAACGCGGTCGCCCACGAGGCGATGCAGGACCTCGCGGAGGCGGTCGAGGACCTCGCTGCCGCGGACGACGTGCGCGCACTCGTCCTGACCGGTGCCGGTGACGCCTTCTGTGCGGGTGCGGACCTCGGGTCGGCCGCGGACGTGCCGACCGCCGAGGCAATCGACAACGGCTTTCACTCGGCGGTACAGGCCATCATGACCGCCGAGGTGCCGGTCGTCGCCAAGGTCCGCGGGCCTGCGGTCGGGGCAGGGGCGTCCATCGCCACCGCCTGCGACCTCGTGTACGCGAGCGAAGACGCCACCATCGGGTTCCTGTTCACACGGCTCGGGTTGACCGCCGACTCCGGGGCGACGTACATCCTCCCCCGCCTCGTCGGGGCCCAGAAAGCGATGGACCTCCTGCTCTCGGCGGAGGTCCTCGGCGCCGAGGAAGCCGAAGAGTTGGGCCTGTTCACCGAAGTGACGGGGGACCTCGATTCGCGCGTCCGCGAGCGCGCCACCGGCCTCGCCAACGGCCCGACCCGCGCGCTGGCGTCCGTTCGCCGTCTCGTCCTGCGCTCGAACAGCAACTCGCTCGAAGAGCAACTCGACCTCGAAGCCCGCGAGCAGGAGCGGATGTTCCAGACCTCGGACGTGATGGAGGGCATCTCCGCGTTCATGGGCGACAACGAACCCGAGTTCGAAGGGCGATAG